DNA from Candidatus Nitrospira nitrificans:
GATCCAACTGATCTGCGCTTAATTCCATCACTATCAAAGGCTGTCCTTCCAGAGGTTCAACGACCGGCGCCCCCTCCTGTCGCATAACCTTCGCGATATTTGCCTTCGCAGATTCAATCTCTCGCTGAGCTGATGATGGTCGGACTTTGACGATGACTCGGACCATTCCCGAGCCAGCTTTCTTTTTAAGAATTGAAACCGACTTCGTTAATTCTTGAGCAGACATCGCGTGACTGGAACGCTCCGGCATTGAGGCGAAAACAATCAAAATCGTCAGCAGCACCCACATCAATTTCCTCTGGTCACAAATGGTTGAACCTATCTTTCAAGCGTTACACTGACACAAAACAAGGTACTTCGTAGGGATGTTTGGCTAGAAAATCGATTAGGCTTTGGCGATCCCACAAACCAGTACATCTCAAGAACATTATTATGAGCCAAAAAAGTATTTGACCACTACGTCATTGTTCACTTGATTGTATTTACCCTTGAGAAGGCATCTCTTTACAAGAACCATTCTTATACCAATCTGAAGCCATTAAACGTCTCTGAGTTAGCCGATCGCATCAACTACGGTACTCGGACGGACGGTTACGCTTCACTAGCGCCCAGGAAACCACACCACCAAGTCTGCCTTGCCGCCTCCATTCACGTCCGCCACAAACGGCCGCCAATACTCCCCGGTCGCCCAGCCTTTGATCCATTCACCGGCATGCGTAAACTTAGTTCCATCGCTCGAGGCCACTTGCCAATTGCTTGGCGGAGCAAGAGCCTCTAGTGCGTTTCCAACATTGATACGTGGCCGTGAGAGGTTATTTCTCGTATCAGTCACATCTACACCGGTGCTTATCAGCGCATTTTGAATCTGATCGATTGTCGCCCCCGGAGCACGTGACGCCAGTACGGCGAAAGCGCCAGCCACGTGAGGAGCAGCCATAGATGTACCACTGAAGATTGCAAAGTTATTTCCGGGAACGGATGAGTTAATCGACGAACCAGGCGCTAATAAGTCCACCGTTGGCGCGCTATTAGAGAAATCCGATACGATGTCCCTTTTCGTCGTAGAGCCGACCGTTACAGCCGTGGAGATACATCCTGGAGCACCAACTGCGTTTGTGAACCCATCGTTTCCGGATGAGATTACTGTAACAATGCCGTGGTCACGCAATCGATCAATGACCGCTTTACGAGAGTCGGTATCGCAAGCACTCTCAAACCGGTCCCCGCCAATGCTCATATTGGCAGCGATGATTCCGAACTGGTTTGATAGGTTCAGAACCTCCTGTAGCCCTCGGATCTGATCAGATATGAACGACCCAACACACGGTGAGGCTCTGCCCATTCTGCGACAATTCTGGGCGCCACCAGGTGTATCAACAAGTCTAGAGAACACTTGAATCGCGATTATATTGGCATCGGGCGCGACACCGGAGAAATTATTCCCACGCCCCGCCGCAATCCCGGCTATATGAGTTCCATGATCGCATCCTGCAATACCGACACATGCTGCCCCCGCTCTCGCACCAGTTTGGTTGGTCTGCCCGTTTGGGCAGACCGTAGAAGCACCCTGCGTTGCTGAATTGGACGAAAAACAAGCCTCGCTCACAACCCGTCCGGCCAAGAACGTATGATTGGAATCAACTCCTGTATCGAGAATTGCAACGGTTTGCCCAGCACCTCTAGCTCCAACATTCCAGGCATTCGGCACATTTATTAATGGAACGCTCTGAGCAAGAAATGTATGGTCAATGCGATCTTCTTGTATGGCTTCGATCATCCCGCTTCTTAGTAACGAATCTAGCTGTCTTCTGTCCACTTCGAGAACTACATACGGCAACCCTTCTATTGGCTCGCTGTTGACCGCACCAACAGACTCCATAGCCTGTTCTAGATTGCGGCGCGCTGATGCTAATCCCTCTCTCTCGAGAGGCTGTCCCTCTGGCGCCGCCGGCTTTGATAGACGAGCAATGACCCGAACCATTCCTGCTGAAGTTGCTTTGCGAACTACTGCATCTGCACCCTGCACTAAACCATGAGATTGTGAAAACGCTGGTACAGTCAAGCGAGGACTGAAGTCATTTACAAACAGCGTCGTTAGTAAAACAGCCATACTTTTCCAATATGAGCCGGAAATTGTTTTACCCATAAGACTTCTCCAATTGTTGATTGTTGATCAAGTGTTTTCCTCGGTCTTCAGCCACCGACCTCGAAGGTATACAACAAATTGAATCAGTAACTTTCGGACCCCATATGGATAACTTTCATAAGATTGAGCATGCCTCAGAAAGTGGGACTGTTATCGTCAATGACTGAGTGACGACATCTCATAGGCGACAATCTATACGCTTGATCGAGGGACCGATTGGGGGACAAATTCATTTGTTACGCGTTCTTCATTTTCTGGATATAAAACTATTTGTGAATGCCGGGGAATATTGTCCAGAAGTTGGACGGGTCTACAGAACTCGTCTATTGAAGAAGCCTTCGCTTGCTAAGGGAGGCCTTACCGTCACTGAGTGAGCGTCTGACCAAGGCGGAGGGTTTCAGAGGAGAGGTCTCCGTTTCCCCATCGTTGATAGGCCTTCACGCAAGCCTGATAGTACCGTCGCGCATCAGCTTGGTGGCCTTGCGCCATGAGTAACGGAATCAACCGTTGATAGAGAGGTTCGACCAGTGGATCGATTTCGATCGCATGCTCAAGCGAGTGAATCGCCTCTTCTACTTTTTCGGCATTTTTGCTCTGATCACAGTGGCGGTTCACTAGACGGACGAATGTGGTTCGTAGCTGATCTCTCTCTGACTCAGCCCAAGCTGGGATCTCGTCATATCCCAAAAATGGCCCCTTATAGAGTGCAATTGGCCACTGGTCTTGTTGCTTGGCGAAGCTGTCGAACGCCAACGCATCCACCCAGCAAAGATTCTTATTGAGCGAGACCTTCCCCTCCTGCCAAAGGATGGAGTCGGCCACCGAGAGTAGTTTTCGCAAGCGCGCGATTGATTTCTTCAGATTTTCCTGCGCCTGATCGCCATCCGCATCCGGCCACAGCACATCCATCAATCGCGACACCGGCACGTCTTGTCCACCGCACACGATAAGCGCGAGGAGCAGATCCAGTAAACGATGCGGGGCCTTGCGATTTTTGCCGAGCGGCTGCCCATCGACCAGCACCTGAAACTTACCCAACGTATAGATTTTAACCCGCCAGGGCCAGGCTGCCGGCCGCAATTCCGGTGTGAGTGGGAGCCAGCGCTTGCGGATTAAGTCCTGCACATAAGGCACTTCGATTCCTTCATCGAGGGCGGTGGCACAGAGCCGCGCAATAGCCTGAGCTTGCCAGCCTGGATACTCTGTCATTTCTTGTTTCCTACCGAGGGCGAATGCGTCTCGCAACGATTCTAGACCTTTCACCCGGTCACCGGAGTCAAAGGCAAACTGAGATGCCAAAAGCCATGCCCCATACCGCAAGAGGTCACTACCCATTGCTTCGCCGATGGTCTCAGCACGAGTCCTGTGTGCCTTCGCCTTTTGATGATTGCCACAATTGTGATTTGTCGAAGCCGCCAGCAGGCAGCAGAGGGCTTCTGGAAACGGTCCACCATCCTGAACCGCTGTTTCTAACGCTTGTTCGGACATACTCAATGCGCTCTGCAAATCGCCTATCAGAAGGCTATACCAGGCAACCTGATAATAGTATTGGCTGAGATACAGCCCTTCTAAGGATCCCCGTTGAACGTTCTCGAGCTGCTGCCATACAGTCTCGAGATCACCGTTCAACAAATTGTTCTGAATGCCCTGAAAAATTAGCCAGCCGTCCCAGAGATGTATACCTTCGCGCTCGGCTAATGACAGCCCTTTCCGAACGGCTGTTCGACAGTCTTCAGCTCGACCATCAATCCAACTCAACATGGCTTCCCCCATGTAGTAAACCATTTTCATTGAAGGAAGAGCGCCGAGCTTCGATGCCCGCTCCAAGAGTCGATCGTTACCTTTCCGAGCGCCTGCGAGATCGCCCAACCATGTCAGGTACGATTCGGTCGAAAAGATCGCATGTCCTGCGCCCAATCCAGTCAATCGATCGTTGAGGACGATAGCGCGTTCCAACCAATATCGGGTCTGAGGATTCTGCGGCCGCCTCCAGACCAGAGCCCCCGCCATCGCTTCAGCCACGTGGGCTTCGATCTCGTCGCTCGGATAGGGCGCTCCGTCAGGCTGCAGAGCAGCGAATCGATCGATCCATTGATCCAGACAGGGAAGACACTTCCATTGAAGAAGGATGCACCGCACGAGGTTTGTCCAGGCAAGCAAAATGCCTGCTTGATCACCATCCGCCACGAATCGCTCAAACACTTCTTCGAAGATATGTTGCGCTTCGCTCGGGTTCAGAAATACACGACAACAGCCCTGCCAGAAACGCAGCCACGTAAACTCGCGAGCTGCCGTCGGAGGAATCGAAGAGATCCACCCTTCTACGGTCGCCACTCGTCCCTGCCCGAGCATCGTTGGCGCAATCGCAATGATCTGCCGGCTCATCGTGGGC
Protein-coding regions in this window:
- a CDS encoding S8 family peptidase, with protein sequence MGKTISGSYWKSMAVLLTTLFVNDFSPRLTVPAFSQSHGLVQGADAVVRKATSAGMVRVIARLSKPAAPEGQPLEREGLASARRNLEQAMESVGAVNSEPIEGLPYVVLEVDRRQLDSLLRSGMIEAIQEDRIDHTFLAQSVPLINVPNAWNVGARGAGQTVAILDTGVDSNHTFLAGRVVSEACFSSNSATQGASTVCPNGQTNQTGARAGAACVGIAGCDHGTHIAGIAAGRGNNFSGVAPDANIIAIQVFSRLVDTPGGAQNCRRMGRASPCVGSFISDQIRGLQEVLNLSNQFGIIAANMSIGGDRFESACDTDSRKAVIDRLRDHGIVTVISSGNDGFTNAVGAPGCISTAVTVGSTTKRDIVSDFSNSAPTVDLLAPGSSINSSVPGNNFAIFSGTSMAAPHVAGAFAVLASRAPGATIDQIQNALISTGVDVTDTRNNLSRPRINVGNALEALAPPSNWQVASSDGTKFTHAGEWIKGWATGEYWRPFVADVNGGGKADLVVWFPGR
- a CDS encoding BTAD domain-containing putative transcriptional regulator, which produces MAGVVLFLEHARAETAAMVSSETAPSRTIFQYLAREVMARLEPGAQESLLKIGLLPETTAEMAVTLTGLPGAGDLLTRLYRIRYFTERVDRQTVWYRFHPLFRDFLLTQLLSKYEPKDVQRLRQISAGLLAEAGRQEDAITLLRDAEDWPTMSRQIIAIAPTMLGQGRVATVEGWISSIPPTAAREFTWLRFWQGCCRVFLNPSEAQHIFEEVFERFVADGDQAGILLAWTNLVRCILLQWKCLPCLDQWIDRFAALQPDGAPYPSDEIEAHVAEAMAGALVWRRPQNPQTRYWLERAIVLNDRLTGLGAGHAIFSTESYLTWLGDLAGARKGNDRLLERASKLGALPSMKMVYYMGEAMLSWIDGRAEDCRTAVRKGLSLAEREGIHLWDGWLIFQGIQNNLLNGDLETVWQQLENVQRGSLEGLYLSQYYYQVAWYSLLIGDLQSALSMSEQALETAVQDGGPFPEALCCLLAASTNHNCGNHQKAKAHRTRAETIGEAMGSDLLRYGAWLLASQFAFDSGDRVKGLESLRDAFALGRKQEMTEYPGWQAQAIARLCATALDEGIEVPYVQDLIRKRWLPLTPELRPAAWPWRVKIYTLGKFQVLVDGQPLGKNRKAPHRLLDLLLALIVCGGQDVPVSRLMDVLWPDADGDQAQENLKKSIARLRKLLSVADSILWQEGKVSLNKNLCWVDALAFDSFAKQQDQWPIALYKGPFLGYDEIPAWAESERDQLRTTFVRLVNRHCDQSKNAEKVEEAIHSLEHAIEIDPLVEPLYQRLIPLLMAQGHQADARRYYQACVKAYQRWGNGDLSSETLRLGQTLTQ